The genomic DNA TTGGTCGGCAGGAGTGGACTGTTCCATGGCCATTGCTTGTGCTTCTAAAAGTGAATTGTTGGACTCGTTGAAGTTTGCTAACTTTTGGAATAACAAATTGATTTTTGGATCTTGGAACTTGTTACGAATGGTTGCATAAAAATTACGAGCGTCCTCTCCTTCTCTGATGGCAAGTTCGATCGCTTTTCTTTCATCTGCTTTGACTTCTTCGTTTTTGTTTCGATCGAGCCTATCCATAACCTTTTGGATTGTGGAAGAATGAAACTTTTCAATTTCGGAAAGTTGTTTTAGGTTAGGAAGTTCTTTCCCCTCAGCACTTTTATAAATTTCTTTAATGAATTTAATATGCTCATCACCATCTAACGCTAGTTGGCTGAACAATTCTCTGATTTGACCTTCTGGCAGACTTTCTGAGAGTTTAAGATAAAAGTTAAAACATTGAACCTCATGTTCAATGGCAGCAGCAACTGCTTCGATAAAGGATGTTTTTTTTAGTGATTTCATAATCCCATTCCCTGGTTATTCAAAACCATAAATACGATACTCGCGAGTTTTATGTGAATCAAGTATTTTTCACTGAGCGAACATCCAACTCTTCCAACTTTGTGGCAGAGTAAATGAGCACTTGGGCAATATAATAGGTTATCATAATTCCCATGGACGCGGTGAATCTGTCCATTTCCGGTTTTAGAAACATAGAATATGCGATAATGGAATCTGAAACGATAAATATCAATGCCCCAAGAAGACCCAGATAAAATGGTTTGGTCACAGAGTTTCTTGCAGCGGCGCGCCAACCCATAAGGCATATCGCAGAAATATAAATTCCTACCGGAATGAGAAGGGCACCTAATTTTGGCACAATTACAATGAAGAAAGAGCTACCAAACAATAAAAAAGGAATGGCTAGGAGAGGTTTGATTTTGGAATCCAATGTGAAAGCATAGGAGTAAATCAACTGGGCAATGAGAAAGGATCCAAGTCCAAATACAAAAAATCCTTCTTGTGGGAGAGCAAGAAAACTATCTCCAAAAAGCGAAAACACAAGACCCACAGCCACCAATTTACCACGTTTTTCCAAACTCGGGAAGTAACGAAACAGTGCTACTATGAGGATTAGGATCGGGATAATTTTTGATGGGAGATAAAAAACATCCTGTTTTGTGATCGTAGCGATCGCAAAAAGATGCACAATAGAATAGAGAACAAACAAAACAATTTCTTTAGCCATATTTCTTACTTTACAGGGATATCATTCTCGAGATTTCATCAGATGAAAGCCCGAGTGATCAGCCTATGAAACAAACACGACCCTTGTCCATCCTTTTCTTAATCTGTCTCTTATGGAGCCAAAGTTTGTCCGCAAGAGAAGTGCCCTCTGGTGGCGAAATGTTAATCGATTTGATATTAGCTCGCCCCATGGGTCTTGCCGGTACCGTCCTTGGGACAGCAGCATTTATCGTTGCCTCCCCTTTCACATTGTTGTCGGGAACTTTCATCCAATCAGGGAAACGTCTCGTCGTTTATCCTGCAAAGTTCACCTTCACACGAGGGTTAGGCGACTTTCCAGGATACATGGAAGATTACCAAATCGTAGAGGAATAAATTGAACGAATTTTTATTTTCAGACTTCGCAGAAGTTTCGACTGAGGATTGGAAAAATCAAATCCTCAAAGATTTAAAAGGAAACCCTTGGGACAAAGTCACTTGGGAAACAGAAGAGGGTTTCAAAATCGAACCCTTTTACCGCAAGGAAGATATCGCAGACCTCCCCCGAGTTTACAAACGAACAAACGGTTGGAATGTCACAGAAACAATCACCTCTGAATCCGAACTTGTGAACCTTTCCAAAAAAGGAGCCGATGCTGCTGTTCTACTTGCGAACGGACAATCATCCGGATTAAAAATCACTTCTTCTGCCGACTTAGAAAGATTGGCAGACCTTACTGGAAATCTTCCTTTAGTGGTTTCTCTTGGAAATCAAACTGCCGGTTTTTCCGACTCTCTTAAAAAACTCACTTCTTCGCATAACATCGTACTTGGTGACTTTGACCCTTATGGATCTGCTTTAAAAGATGGGGAACTGGGAATCGAAGAAAACAAAATCGGTAAAACATTCTCTTCTCTTTCGGGAACCAAAGGGTTTGCCGGAGTAGGAATCCATAGTTATTATTTAAGAGATGCAGGTGCCTCCATAGGCCAAGAACTCGCTTATTCTTTATCCTGGGGTGTAGATTATCTAAACCGCCATATTGATGCCGGTGTAGAAATTGAAGAGGCAGCTTCCAACATTTGGTTTTGGATGGGCATTGGTTCTGACTACTTCACTGAAATATCAAAACTTCGAGCCACGCGCATCCTTTGGTCAGAAATTCTAAATGCTTACAAACCAGGCCTTGGGGAATCACTGCCCGCACTGATTGTAGCAAGGACATCCAATTTTCAATTCACAGCCTATGACCCTTATGTCAATATGTTACGCGGAACCACAGCGGCTATGTCTGCCGTAATGGGTGGAGCTGATTTTGTTTCTGTATTGCCATTTGATTCCGAATACTCCGCACAACAAGAGTTAGGCAAAAGAATTGCTAGAAATTCACAACTCCTACTCCGTTATGAGTCTTACCTTGATAAAGTGGAAGACCCAGCAGCTGGATCTTATTATCTAGAAGTCCTCACTAAAAAATTGGCGGAGTCAGCTTGGGCCAAATTCCAGGCTTTGGAAAAAGACGGAGGGTTTGGAGAGGCTTTAAAAAAAGGATTCATCCAAAGTGAAATTGGAACTCGAGCCGACAAAAAAAGAGACGCACTCGCTACCAAAAAAGAAATTTTACTCGGAACGAACCAGTACCCACTCCCTTCCGAAAGACATCCAGAACTCGTATCTTCTTTGCAAGAAACTTCAAAACTGAAAACCACAGAGAATAAGTCCACTTACGCTCGTTTGGTTCCCATTCGACTTTCCTACGAATTTGACAAATGGAGAAATCTCACGGATGCCCATGTAGCAGCTGGTAAAAAACTTCCCAAAATATTTTTACTCACCATCGGGGATCTAACCATGCGAAAAGCACGCGCTGGATTTAGCTCCAATTTCCTCGGCTGCCTTGGTTATGAAATCACTGACAACTTAGGATTTGCTTCTGTCAAAGAAGGGGTCGCTAAGGCAAAAGAACTGATGAGCGAAATTGTTGTCCTCTGTTCGTCTGACGAAGAGTATGCGACTTACTTACCAGAGTTTGCAGCGGAAATGAAATCCCAACTTCCAAACTCTTGGAAACTCCTCGCAGGATATCCAAAAGATCTAATCACCCAAGCCGAATCACTCGGGATCGACGACTTCATCCATATGAAACGAAACATCGTAGAATTTATGGAAAAAGCCCAAACCAAATGGATCG from Leptospira congkakensis includes the following:
- a CDS encoding ferritin-like domain-containing protein; its protein translation is MKSLKKTSFIEAVAAAIEHEVQCFNFYLKLSESLPEGQIRELFSQLALDGDEHIKFIKEIYKSAEGKELPNLKQLSEIEKFHSSTIQKVMDRLDRNKNEEVKADERKAIELAIREGEDARNFYATIRNKFQDPKINLLFQKLANFNESNNSLLEAQAMAMEQSTPADQVFYWEDEDLMEQVNRSPKSSAKPKVTKPAAKPKTAQVKPSAKKTSKPAKPANKKSAKKAAKKAVKKAVKKAAKKSKPAKKKGKKK
- a CDS encoding lysoplasmalogenase translates to MAKEIVLFVLYSIVHLFAIATITKQDVFYLPSKIIPILILIVALFRYFPSLEKRGKLVAVGLVFSLFGDSFLALPQEGFFVFGLGSFLIAQLIYSYAFTLDSKIKPLLAIPFLLFGSSFFIVIVPKLGALLIPVGIYISAICLMGWRAAARNSVTKPFYLGLLGALIFIVSDSIIAYSMFLKPEMDRFTASMGIMITYYIAQVLIYSATKLEELDVRSVKNT
- a CDS encoding methylmalonyl-CoA mutase family protein, whose protein sequence is MNEFLFSDFAEVSTEDWKNQILKDLKGNPWDKVTWETEEGFKIEPFYRKEDIADLPRVYKRTNGWNVTETITSESELVNLSKKGADAAVLLANGQSSGLKITSSADLERLADLTGNLPLVVSLGNQTAGFSDSLKKLTSSHNIVLGDFDPYGSALKDGELGIEENKIGKTFSSLSGTKGFAGVGIHSYYLRDAGASIGQELAYSLSWGVDYLNRHIDAGVEIEEAASNIWFWMGIGSDYFTEISKLRATRILWSEILNAYKPGLGESLPALIVARTSNFQFTAYDPYVNMLRGTTAAMSAVMGGADFVSVLPFDSEYSAQQELGKRIARNSQLLLRYESYLDKVEDPAAGSYYLEVLTKKLAESAWAKFQALEKDGGFGEALKKGFIQSEIGTRADKKRDALATKKEILLGTNQYPLPSERHPELVSSLQETSKLKTTENKSTYARLVPIRLSYEFDKWRNLTDAHVAAGKKLPKIFLLTIGDLTMRKARAGFSSNFLGCLGYEITDNLGFASVKEGVAKAKELMSEIVVLCSSDEEYATYLPEFAAEMKSQLPNSWKLLAGYPKDLITQAESLGIDDFIHMKRNIVEFMEKAQTKWIGK